In Mugil cephalus isolate CIBA_MC_2020 chromosome 11, CIBA_Mcephalus_1.1, whole genome shotgun sequence, the genomic window TTTATAGTTTTCAACAAATGTGGCCAAAAACCTTCCCGATCGCTCATCATGatgcatgtttaaataatatggAAAGTGggccctgtgtgtgtctgcgagaATAGCCAAGAGACACCTGGATATATTTGTAGGAGACATAAGTAGAGATAAAATGCCAGACATTCATTGAAAGTGCAAAGATTATAAAGGTATCTCCATTAAATCTGACTTGGGATCTGGAAACAGTGTCCCAGAAGGGAGGCATGAGAATGTATGaggctgctactgctgctgctgcttcctcagCCTTGAACTCGTCTGTGTCTGCTCATCCAAATACCAACGGGAACCTGAAACCTGCTCCCTGTTCTGTGTGATCTGTTGTGACACGGGGGCTGCCCTTATCACTTCTGATTAACATCAACGGCTTCACTCGGGTGACTCACAAAGCTGTTTAATATCTACAAGTCTGCTTCTGACACTGCAGCACAAAGCGTGGGCACACATACGTCGGAGGGAGTGTGATATCAGATAAAAGAAATgcacttataaaaaaaaaaaagggggctaGACAGCTACACTTCACTTCCAAGACCTGAAATGAAGGGAAACAATTTTTAAGGCCTAGCTGACACATTTAAGAGACATAGTTGCTTTCTGTCCTCACATACACAAGCGGACATCAGAAAAAGACATCATATAAACAGCAAAACACTGTTACTACAGCTAGAATCACTGTCTGTGTATGCGGTGTTTATCCAGCCCTTGTAACGGTCAGAGTGACTCAGTGTCTGTGGGCAGGTCAACCCGGCTGCACTGGGTCATTCAGAGCGGTTCACCCCACCCCGAGCGATCTAGCGCTTACAATCAACAGGCTGTCCAGTCAGCGTTATAAttcatattaaaaaacaaaaagctgcctCTCCAGGAGAATCAGGGACACAAACATTAATCGttacttcctcttttgtttctcAATTTTACAAAACAGCATTGTAATCCTTGTTTTGCCACTgacaacatattaaaaaaaataatattcagttTTATACGTTAACGTTCATTATTGTTACCAACACATTTCTATAACGACAATGATGTATCTTTGAGCTGTTGATTTTAAAACAGCAACTTTATGATTGCACCTCAATAGTGCCCCCAAGTGGAGATAAGCGGTACCGAAAAGAAGCAAAGCAAAGAAGCAAGGTCCGTCCTGTGTTTCTGCTTCGGTGTGTACTATTTACCAGGTGAATATCTCTAGTAAACTCATAGTTTGACTCGATTCACAATCAGTTGTTATTTCAATTTCACTGAGTGTCAAATCACTTACCTGCTAAACTTTGATAAATAAGACATTGAACTATGAAAGTAAAGAGGGTCAACATGAGCTTGCAGTAAGCTATGACAAAAATTTCCTCTGTGACTCAGTTCAGAatcttcagaaaataaaaaataaaaatcacatccCACCCCTATTACGTATTAAGTGCATTTCTCACCCAGTGGGTTTCTCTGGTTCGCTGCTTTCGGCACATTTGAATGTGACCCTCCTGGCAGCGGTTGCAGGAGGTGCAGCAGTGACGGGGGATCCCACGGCAACGTGCCCCCTCGGCGTTCCAGTTTGACCCGCTCTGATTAAAcggttctcctcttcctccagcagaGCTCGAAATGAGCAGGAGGACGGTGGCGACTGGACAGCCGTTGCCCTGCAGGTGAGAAGAAATGTAGTCACGACCGAAGCAAAAGACGTAGCTCTCTGAGCAGATACAGCAACCTCTTGTGTTggacagtgaaaaaaaaaatagccttttCCACAAGATATTCTTTTCAGATTAGAGCAATTTAGATCAGATGAGTAAGTGGGATTGATTTACTACAAAAAGAAACAgccagtttgagttttatttgGTGTCTGAACTTGAATTtcctttctactttttttcacCATTATAAAGACATGTGGAGATCTACATTCAGCTTGTGTCATTAGGCCggaaacacatacagtaaatactaCTGACATAAAACATATTAGCAAAGGCTTAAAGCTTAATAATAGCTTTTTGCCACACTAAATCTTTCTGCTTCCaactttcaattcaatttaaatacTTGTGTGACTTTTGACAGTACGTTCTCCTGTGGTTGTCTCACCAAGCGCTCCCGTCTGTCAATTTGATCGTCTGTGACGCACCAGTTAAAGCCTGTAAACCCGTCAAACGGATCCGGGAACATATTTCATGACAGTTGTGTACAGTGGGCTGGAGTGTTCTTTATATTTGGGTTCACTCACCAGGCCTTCCCACTGGTTTTGGATGGGGTGACTGCGGGGGCTGGTTTGGATGCAGTGGACTCTACACTAGTCTCCTTGCTGGCCAGGGCCAAcatcttcctctgcttctgaGACAATTTGGTGGAAACAGGGGAGTGCTTGATGTTGGTGCTGACACTGTTGGGAGTAAGGGAATTAAACAATCTTTATTAATAGGTGAAAACAATTTGTGGGCACCACTTACGCTAAATCAAAAAACAGTGTACGTGTGCATGTAAAGAAAATCGATCACTTAGTAATTATGCATCATCACTCTATATTATACAGAAAAGtggtttaattattatttgctAATGATTTTCCtagttaaaatgaacacagtaTACTCCTCCCCACCTTCCAGGGCTTTTAGGAGTGGCTCCAAGTGTCTGTGGGGAGTTGGCTTCCATGTCCATGATGGTTCTTAGATCCAAGACTGGAGGTGCACGAGTTGGACTGTAGATTGTAAAAACAGTCACATTTAGTACGTAGGCAACACGGCTCaattttcacttgtttttcattaatgAGGGATGAAAACATTTCCTCCTTTTCGTAAACCGCCTCCTCACATCAAGTGGGAGGATATAAGGTTATAGTTAAGAATGTTTAATACTGTTGGCAGGGGAgaggaaaagcaaaacaaattcATAGAAGACATTTCAGATCAGTGACTTGATCTTACCAAGGAAGTGCCTTGGGTATGGTTTGCGGTGCTGAATTTGGGGGAGTTTGGAGGCCGTTCCTCAAGGCAGTTGGGGTGCTGGGTGGAGTCTTCAGCCCTCGACCGAAAGCCTTCTCATcctgcacataaaacaaacaataaattgtTGTTAATACTTTCAGTATCAGTACTAGTAATCAGTGGCCCAGCTGTCCAAGCATGGTAAAACTCTTTATAAGAAATCTGAACTGCTCCCACACAGTTAcaaaaaatgtactttaaatATCTGACTTAGCAGTTTTCACCCCATCAGCCCATTGCTGACTTGACCAAATGTAAGTATATACTGaatattactttttattagaATACTGGGCGGGTAAAAGATGATTTTACCCTCCTATGCACGTGCTGcacatgaaaaatgtcaaactaacCTCAGCTCTGTCATGGAAGATGGGGGACTGCATCTCTCTGGGACTGCCCACCCCCATATAGCTGCCTTCTGAGTCAGATGTGAGAAGCTCCTGCAGGGACTCTGTGGAGTTAGCCTTGTTTGACTTCACCAGGCACGGGGACACCACTGAGCAAAAAGAGAGCAAATTAGGACACACCACCTAACAAACAGGTTCCTTAAAAAACggttgtgaaagaaaaaaaaaatgatgacataTGTGTTGAATGTGATATGTGAAATAACATATTTAGTGTAAGTGAGACGTGTACCTGCAGCGGGAGGGCTTTGGATGATATCAGACAGGGTGTAACCTCCTGAGCTGTCAGAGCGTCTCCTTGGTTTCTTTTTAGCCTTCATCTTGGCCTTCTTTAACAAGATTTCCCTAAGGACGGATGAtgttgcattattaaaaacgGATTACAACCTTTAAAACTTACGACACCTAAAAGGACGAACTGCACGTGAACCGCTATTCGCATTCTTGCGTGTGTACCTGCTCGAGTGATCCAGTTCTTCCTCTGGTTTGGGGCTAAACGCAGAGTCCAAATCTTCCTCCTCGTACACACTGAGGTCTGGTGCACCAGGATACGGGGTGATGATACGCTTCTGCATTGCTGGgatctaaaataaaattaaaaactatttaccAGACAATCCATCACCGTTTGATAGTTTACTTATGTGTCTGACAAATTACTTTGACGTACAGCACTgctttctcatttcattttattaaaaaaaaactcaaaacaaaagaaaagacaaacgaTGAGCAAACACTGAAATCATGGAAAGAATGATGCAGACTGTTTCTAGGGGTGACTCACCATCCTCCTGTAGGCTGCCGAAAGCTCCACAAGCACTTCATCACTAAGAATATCCAAAGCTCTGGGGGTAACGCAGTAAATCAAAAGAGCAGAAGAACAAACACGTATTGATTAGAGAACATGTATTTAGTTCCCTCTTTTAATCCTGCTGTGGAGCTTAGACTTTCCATACATGCAGTTTCCAAATGCATGGAAGATCTTGTACTGACCACCATGTAATTTAAATCATAGGATTTTAACTATAGCTGAAAACGGTACATAGTTTGGAACCACCACTACTCAgacaccttttgttttttgcacgGACATGCACGTTAGTACATTCTTACATATATTTCCAGTCTtcttaaagtatttttctattctgttctagTAACATTAGCACTGTGCACGGTTTCAATGTTTCAATGAATCAAAAGTGGAAACGCTATGAACAGGCTGCAGTATTATCCTTTTAATTCTGGTTCTCACTTTGACTCCAGCAGGGCGGCCATGTTGAGCACGATGAACTGGAAGCAGGACAGTTTTAGCTGCTCTGCGTTGTACATGGCTGCAAACTCCAGCAACTCCGCGGCATTCTTCAGAGTCACTAAGGAGAGAAAAGCAAggaatttaacattttaaactatgCAAATGTCTGCTCAGCTGGTTTATAGCATCTTCCAAAATTATTCTGTATGAGAGAGCTATCACACACTTCATAATGCAGAAATTCACACATTAAGAGAAGCTCTTCTGAATATATATTCAGAATTTCAGggaaactaaaaatacaaatgtttaaattaatctTAACTTGTATTTTTACATGGCATGAATGCAGCATTATGATGTTCAAATCAAAGAGCTAGTGGAAGGTGAGATTACAGGACAGGAAGTTGGGAATAAGACTAATGGAACATACAGTTCTCCGTGATGATGACCTCGCACATCTCCTTTAGGCGTGTGATGAGCAGCTGGTCAGCTACAACCAACACGTTGCAGACAAACTCCACGTTCAGAGACTCTGTCGGGGGAAAACAAGAACTGTTAAAAGTTTCCTTTCCATCATTTCCAGTGCTCATGTTGGAGTAGAACTCAACACGTGCTCTTTAAAAATTATCAATAAAAGAAGCTACCTTTAATAGTGGGAGACTCGTCTGTGTAAAGATACTCGAGAATGACCTTCAGAACTTCGGAGCTGGTAGGCATCTCCAACGCAGAACAGGAGGTGGCCTAAAGGGAATGAAATAATATTATCAGCTTGAGTACGGCTGTGAATTTTTACAAATTCTAGGGAATATAGGcgcaagaaagagaaaaaaaaaacaatacctcAATCCAGGGGTTTCCCAGCATACTGTGGAAGTATTCTGCAGAAAAGATGGACATAAAAGTGAAAACACTGCTACTAATATTGTGCAATTTTAAATACATCCAATAAATGGGGAATCTAGCTCAGAGTTCCACAATATGGAGAACTGCAGGTaaggagaacaaaaacaatgtgaTGAAACATTGCTTATAGTACTGATACAAAAGAACCAGGTGGCACTTATTTTAACATGAGTcatacatttttacacaaaacagCAATAAGCATTCtaatgtgtttctttgctgATGACATGCCGGCTCATCCACCTTACCAAGTCTTGCACAGAGGACGCTTTTGTGACAAGGAAACTCTTTCCCATCTTCAGATTTCAGAGTAACGTCACAAAGATAAGAACTGTGCAGAAACAAAGCGAATAAActatgagaaaatgaaaacgcTGTGATCAAAGTGAAAAGCTGCGCTCTAATCTATGGCTGGATCTGCCAATATACACTCACTCACGCACCATTTTTGTTGGTAGAATCTGAGtttgtttccagttttcttttgtgtaacATTGATCTTTCCGTTTTCATATTTGACACCATCCAGTCTGTGCAGATATAAAAGAAACGccattaaatcattaaaccATAACATGACATAACATAACATTGTCTCTGGTTTCAGAGCGCGCTCCGTCTCTCACCGAGCTGACAGGCTGCCCAGGCCGAGCTTTTTTGCAACACCCTGCAAGGTTTTGACAGGGTTGGCTCCTCCTTCGTTGGTTCCGGCCTTGTCACCTTTGCCTCCTTTGCTCTTTTTGCCAGGCTTGGAGCCCTTGCTCTTGGCCTTGTCACCATCGCCTTTGGTGCCTGGGGGAAGGGAACGGTACACCTCAAGGGCTGAGCGTCCTCTCAGACCCAAGTCCTGCAGGCTGCTGATAAGCCTCTCTTGTTCTGAATCCTGGCGAAGGCAATGGAGACAGCAGAACACCGTCTTCATGAAATAACCACAGCTTTTGCAACTGAGAgttcttgttttgtctgttttttttgcagcttcatTTACAGCTTCAGTACAAAGAATCACTCACCTGGTTTTGTGCCATCAACACGCCCGAGACTCTCGGCCGTGCCCCATGCACCAGCAGCTCACAAGAGTCCGTGTAGATGAAGTGGAGAGCGTATTCCAGCATGTCTGCTGGGATTTTTTCCAAAATGAGTAAATCACAGCCGACCGCGTCTTCGCTCTTCTTCACTTCGCTGTCGAGCTCTTCAACCACCTCACAGCGCTCAGACATGAACTGTTTCCGGAAGAACTCGGATCTCATGGACAGAATGTACTTGTGAGCTGGGAAGGTGCGATCCCCAGCCTGAAGTGTCACATCGTGGATGCTGTCCATTTCGTCCGCCTCATCCAGAAGGCTCCGCAGGTGTTGGGAGAAGGAGGATGGAGAAATGATTGGAATCTCATACAGGCTGGAGCAGATACACAGGGTAGAGACAAACATCAGTTACGTTACTTACAATAACTATACAACTAAGATTCAAATGAtcaaaaattacattttgcaGGCAATGAACATGTGAAGGtgacaatttaaataaagaaattacgCAAGTAGACCAAAGGCTTTGTCATTATAAGATATCAATTACATTAATGTCATAATTTATGCCCAGACAGCTACAAtcctaaacaaaaacaatccaaGTCagaggttatttttattttcttccctaGAGGAAGAATCTGTCCTCCACCTGTAGATGGCAGTGTTGGCTGAGGCGCCAGTAACTGCACTTGTAACACAGTTAAGATGATTTCTTTCACCATTTGTTCCTCTCACATAAACCTGTCAAGACTCTCTTTATTTGATCGGCTTCACATCTATAAACTGATCTAAAATGAATGCAGTCTAACGCAATAAAAAACACACGTATAAAGGTTCAGATGCTGTTAAAACTGCTGAAACGATGAGGTTTATGGCGCCGTTTAACCGTTTATTTAGTCATATACTATAAATGAGtgggacaaaaacaaatcttcCAAAAACACTAAATAGCTGAATTAACacctctataaaaaaaaaaaaaaaaaaaagaagtaattcATTAAAGTAGGTTTGTTACTTTTAgggaggtgtacctaataaactaaGTGTATGCGCATAATTGTACACATTTTCTCTGCTTAAAGGAAGATCATCTACCTGGTTTTGGGGTTAGCCTGAAGCACTCCAAAATTGCGCCCTTTAGAGTCCATGGTGATGCTGACAGCCCTGTGGATGTGGGGGAGTTTCTCGAGGCGGATTCGTTCATAAGTTGTGCCGGCATCTGAATGACCGCAGACCTCCACACTGACCTCTGGAAATTTATAAGAAGCATTTATGTCAGTCTATTGAATAACGTAATCATCCAGTtaaatcatttttcattttattgaagCACAATTACACTGATTGGCCGCCTTATTATTTACCCATTATGAGCCGCCCCGTCTATAatagggtcagaatttggctaAAACAACGTGAAAGCATCGATATATTCTGCCTtatatcaatggttcaggctggtgttgAAGGTGTATTTCATTCTTTTGACACTTTTTGGGCCCTGTGTACCAAGTGATTATCATTTATATACAACAGCTTTCCTGAGCCGTGTTGCCAACTATGTCCCTAACACGTTGAATCTAAGTCATGAATAATTATGCCAATTCTGATACTGAAAGAGCTTCGGTATTgtcaaggtgtacctaataaattggCCTTAGAGTGCACAGTATATTTAGAAGACAAATCAAACAGATATTACATGTAGCATACCATAAAAAATGGTATGTTATAATATGATCATCATGCACCATGCCTGGCATGGAAACAGCTGGAAAGAAAGGCACAGGATAGAGGACTCTGGTGGACTGTGATCAATGGCCTGTGCTCCATTAAGGACTGGTaggtgaaagaagaagaaaatttaAGTCCATTGTGATTCCTAAGATATTGCACCAGTTGCTATTCAGTCTATTCAATccatgtgtatgtatgttttctTCAGTGCTCCACATTAGAGACCTGTGTCTTTCATTTACAACTAACACCATcctaaacatgtatttgtctttttgcaaCTCTGCTGTTCCTTTTCTCAAAGTATAACACCTTAAATCGTAAAAGAAACTTTGAAATGTTCTACTGCCACTATTTGATTTGTTaatgcctattttttttttttttaacaaacttaATGGTTCATTTTTATGTTGCAGATTTAAATCATCTAAAGAACCGACTAACGCTTTTCCAACTTTGCGATGAAAATATACCATGTTCCTCTGTCCCTCACCTTTCTTCTCCCCATACTTCTTATATTCGCCAGCCCACACTCCACTGAAGCCTTCTCCGTCCTGAGTCACAAACATCATGCTGTTCTTGCTGAGAGCGATGTCCGACATGAAAACTTGACGCGCATACGCCCACCGGCACTGTCTCACCGAGCTGCCAGAGGAACGCCAGCAAAACACCTGACAGAGACggggaaagaggagggaaaatgtACGGAAAGTTCCATAGACGAGTCTTACTCACCGTTTTTATCTATAGCATACCACACAGGTGAGGCTGAGTTTGGACTGTATAGCTGTCTACTGTGAAGCTTAGGTTAGATAACAATGGGAAAAGTAAAGTGAgggtaaaaataacaataggACACATTCTCTCACATTTAGAAACTCAACAGAGGTGAACTTAAACTTCTGCTTTACTGTGCCGTAGTAGATTAAGACCATGCTACACACCGAGTGCCAAAATAGTAAAGCACAAAGCACTGTTCTTTTCAATAACGCACTTACCCTCCCAGCTTCATCTAATGCCAAGACGACCAccttttcccctcctccctcgTTCAAGAGCTGTGGGTCTACTCTGTGATCCAGGCTGCCGCCACTGACCAGGACCTTTCTGATGTTGAGCTGCCTGAAAGAGACGAAACAAAACCATTTGTTGGATTAGAGAGAACGATCTGtgtcacactgaaaacacagcaTTTATATTGAATACATTGTATGCAGCTACTGCACCCAACAAAAAGGTCAGAGAAAAGACCAAAAACCATTTCCTTATTCGTGGGTCCCTGACTAACAGCAGCCATTCATTAAGACTGGCAAGAAAAACTAATGAGCTTCTCTTAAATTGTCAATACCAGATCAGATTGTCCAAGTAAAAGTAGAATTGTCTACGTATATTACCTCTTTATATTTGCCTAGCAACTATCTGGACAAGgtttttttattacttaaaaatgctttaaaagatCTTTTCAGTGCACTGTTTTGCAACCTTGATTTGATTCAAAATGTTAGGGCTCTGGGTCATTGGTTTCACActgtcatttctgactgcaAAAGGATATTTTCAGAAAATTCTGAAGCCCTTCTGTGCATGGttttaacagcaacaaaacCAGAAAGAGTTAGCAACTAGTTAGCAACGGATTCTTTAGCAGCCAAATGGGAATTTGGGAATTAGTGGTGATAACAAGTCATGAGCCCAATCAGAAATAAAGGAAAGTCAATGCTGAACGGTTGGAAACACAAATGACAATCTATGATGCTTATTCCATGACTACACCATAGTACTGGGTTCAAATTGCAGGCACcaatcaatcaaaaacaaataaataacttttaaaccCCTTTTTATGTAGCACGTGTAATAACGGCTGCTTGATCTCTTACTATTTCATTTACCTAGAAGCCATTTTCTTGCACTGGTAGTCAGCCAACAGGTAAACATCCCCCTTCTCCGTCACAACTACTGTTGCTCCATCACTAGCTGCTGCCATGGCTATAGTAACATCCTTGTGGTGCAGGGCTGACACTTGCCGAGGAGATGTCACACACTTCTCCCCATTAGGATCTAGCAAGTAACCTGgagataaacacacagaggagcacaTTATCATATCAAGTTGCCAATCGGCAGTCTGTGTGCGATACAGACATTCTGCTGGAGGGCCATCCCTCTTCACCACAAATGCGTACTTTTCAGCAACTGCAACAAGATTTAATAATTGGAGCGCTCTGTTTTTAGTCTGACACAGTTACATCCTCAGTGATTTTTAACTTTATCTGACTCGACCACAATGTTTGCGCACATATTTAATCTGAAAATAACTACATTTTCCTGTCACCCCAGTGGTTTTGTTGAGACATACCCAGCTGGCCTCCATTAAGTCCCATTGTATAGACAGCCTCCCTGGTCCACAGCACCGTGTGGAACTTCCCTGCCGCAACTCCAATCACTGTCCTGCCTTTCAATGTCTTGGAGAACACCTACATACGCAACATATCACAGAGACGTTACAGGTATGGGGCAAAACTgatctcaaaataaaaacacaaaagatcaGCCCACACGCTCCACCGTTGTCCCCTATACCTCCTACCTGTTTGGGGACATGTGCtgaggcgggaggaggagacaggCCCAGCTGGTGGTAGCTGTTGAGGCCGAAGGTGTAAACATATCCCTCCTCCGTCAGCACCACTGTGTGGTCTTTAGCTGCTGCCACCTGGGAGCAGTGGTGGGACATGAGACCCTCAACCATCCGAGGAACCTTGAAGAGAAATGAGAAGGGAGAAATGATGAGGTTGTGTATGCAGAATTTTAATAGGTTCAGCATTTAATGGCATCTCTTTAGTCTTAGTTTTGTCTGTAGTGTCCCATTTGTATCTGTAAATAAGAATATATGAGACATATAGCAGGTCAATCAAATCAGACACGATGATATCTATGTAATGTATAACTGGGTGGCTGAAATGAATGCAAAGTTAAAATAGAGTTTCCAGTCATTTGCAAAAAACTGAACATGCAAATGAGCGTGGATATTCCTATTTCCACATGATTTATCCCAAACAGGTCCCCCAAAACATCCTATTGGTTGAAGAATGAATAACTcattccattattttttttccccacgtGAAAAGAATCAGTTTTCCCATGAAAAAAATGCCTCTTTCAAATGCTACAAAATCCAGGCCCGTAACCACATGaagcaaacaaataacaaaCTGAAGCGCTTTTGTTTGCAAGTTTGCATTTATGCAATTTTGTTAAGAGTGTTCAACAGTAGTTCAACTGGTTAGTTTACAACTCTGCTCCTGTTGTCTTATGAGGACGCTGGAGTCGGACCAAAATTCTTAGCATTATTAGATCACACAAAAATCCTTCTTTTCCGGGTTCAAGTCATATGCTTgtggctgatccacagaggtgcGGACTAATCATTGTCTTGTGAGCAATCCACACtcatttcattaggtacatcagtgaaaacaaattggTTTTCATGATGTGTTTAAACTAACTGAGGGAGATGCTGATTCAAATGCGTTTTCATTATGTAGGCAGTGGCCTGTAGTACTATTGATTGCATTTTGTTGTTACTGACATCTGTTTCCATACTTCTGACAACCCCATTGTAGTCAGTGCGCTAGGCTGAGtaacagaaaaactgtaattaattaaattagatgttaattcaatccagtttaacaaaaacagctgacaaaatgatcatacagttgaattaccacatTTCTATTTCAACTGCTTTAGTGCTGGACTGTTACTTTAGAATGGAGGTGTGTAATGGCGTACCTAACGTTTTGGTAATCGagtgtatataatatattgcAAATCTCACCATATAAGTCTGTTCATCTCCATGACCAAGTCTTCCTCCCTGTCCGTGCCCACAAGTAAACACTTGGCCTTTCTGCGTCAGGAACACGGAG contains:
- the ibtk gene encoding inhibitor of Bruton tyrosine kinase, whose protein sequence is MVGLLDEKKASVAQKRGGFMMSLSTPDCTSKCRSQQHADQVVAALTRGSEGKLRQFLNAHCYNAATLRDAFGRTALHLAASLGKKALLEWLLESKSADVMLKDKESGWTALHRSAFYGQIHCLISLVKHGGLLSTQDKEGLSVLDLTMKDRPTHVVFRNTDPTEVYTWGNNNNFSLGHGNQESRQHPELVDVFARTGVYIKQVVLCKFHSVFLTQKGQVFTCGHGQGGRLGHGDEQTYMVPRMVEGLMSHHCSQVAAAKDHTVVLTEEGYVYTFGLNSYHQLGLSPPPASAHVPKQVFSKTLKGRTVIGVAAGKFHTVLWTREAVYTMGLNGGQLGYLLDPNGEKCVTSPRQVSALHHKDVTIAMAAASDGATVVVTEKGDVYLLADYQCKKMASRQLNIRKVLVSGGSLDHRVDPQLLNEGGGEKVVVLALDEAGRVFCWRSSGSSVRQCRWAYARQVFMSDIALSKNSMMFVTQDGEGFSGVWAGEYKKYGEKKEVSVEVCGHSDAGTTYERIRLEKLPHIHRAVSITMDSKGRNFGVLQANPKTSLYEIPIISPSSFSQHLRSLLDEADEMDSIHDVTLQAGDRTFPAHKYILSMRSEFFRKQFMSERCEVVEELDSEVKKSEDAVGCDLLILEKIPADMLEYALHFIYTDSCELLVHGARPRVSGVLMAQNQDSEQERLISSLQDLGLRGRSALEVYRSLPPGTKGDGDKAKSKGSKPGKKSKGGKGDKAGTNEGGANPVKTLQGVAKKLGLGSLSARLDGVKYENGKINVTQKKTGNKLRFYQQKCSYLCDVTLKSEDGKEFPCHKSVLCARLEYFHSMLGNPWIEATSCSALEMPTSSEVLKVILEYLYTDESPTIKESLNVEFVCNVLVVADQLLITRLKEMCEVIITENLTLKNAAELLEFAAMYNAEQLKLSCFQFIVLNMAALLESKALDILSDEVLVELSAAYRRMIPAMQKRIITPYPGAPDLSVYEEEDLDSAFSPKPEEELDHSSREILLKKAKMKAKKKPRRRSDSSGGYTLSDIIQSPPAAVVSPCLVKSNKANSTESLQELLTSDSEGSYMGVGSPREMQSPIFHDRAEDEKAFGRGLKTPPSTPTALRNGLQTPPNSAPQTIPKALPCPTRAPPVLDLRTIMDMEANSPQTLGATPKSPGSVSTNIKHSPVSTKLSQKQRKMLALASKETSVESTASKPAPAVTPSKTSGKAWATAVQSPPSSCSFRALLEEEENRLIRAGQTGTPRGHVAVGSPVTAAPPATAARRVTFKCAESSEPEKPTGPWVLGAVGSPPLSSLVTFASIVEEEKQQEAALIRSREKPLALIQIEERAIQDLLFHYKARDNPDELIVVERSSRGPIATPTWNKH